In one Candidatus Zixiibacteriota bacterium genomic region, the following are encoded:
- a CDS encoding leucyl aminopeptidase, with translation MMQFKSHTQAPARLKSDCMVIPLFSDDARSNQHLKALPKNIENRVKSMVSRGVLSGKAGETVYLQDDSIKNTDMLLICGAGSVKQIDRESLRVFGGNMITALKNRKFKTVSLLIPDKFNMDKDHSAMSQSIVEGIVLGSYEYTRYKDAKQRSKWPERIVLIAPQKTNKPSFEDGIKTGRIAGWGQNLSRELIGHPSNYLTPQEMARVCRNLAKQYKFQCKVLSEAQIARLKMNCLLAVNAGSDKPVHFIIMSYKGPRAPQKPVCLVGKGITFDSGGISIKPAANMDEMKGDMGGAACVIASIASAAQLKLPVNLVALVPTTENLPSGSAYKPGDVLTALNGVTVEVLNTDAEGRLILADALAYSHRLKPAAIIDVATLTGAAKIALGFAAAAFFVNNDKLRKQFNQAADNSGERIWEMPLWKDYQEQIKSSIADIKNTGGRPAGTCTAAAFLNNFTGDFPWAHIDMAALDVEYKGGAYKPKGSSGYGVRLILEFLRNWK, from the coding sequence ATGATGCAATTTAAATCACATACCCAGGCACCTGCCAGGCTGAAGTCGGACTGCATGGTAATCCCGCTGTTTTCCGATGATGCCAGAAGCAATCAACATCTCAAGGCCCTGCCCAAAAATATTGAAAATCGCGTAAAGTCTATGGTCTCAAGGGGAGTCTTGAGTGGCAAAGCGGGCGAGACGGTGTACCTTCAGGATGATTCCATCAAAAACACCGATATGCTGTTGATTTGCGGAGCAGGTTCTGTTAAGCAAATCGATCGTGAAAGCCTGCGTGTTTTCGGCGGTAACATGATTACCGCTCTAAAAAACCGCAAGTTCAAAACTGTCAGTTTGCTGATCCCGGATAAGTTCAATATGGATAAAGATCATTCGGCCATGTCACAGTCGATTGTCGAGGGTATAGTTCTCGGCTCTTATGAATATACGCGTTACAAGGATGCTAAGCAGAGGAGCAAATGGCCTGAACGGATCGTTTTGATTGCTCCGCAAAAGACCAACAAACCTTCGTTTGAAGATGGCATAAAAACCGGCAGGATAGCAGGCTGGGGCCAGAATCTCTCGCGCGAACTGATCGGGCATCCATCAAACTATCTTACCCCGCAGGAGATGGCGCGGGTTTGTCGCAACCTCGCCAAACAGTATAAGTTCCAGTGCAAGGTGTTATCGGAGGCGCAGATCGCTCGTCTCAAGATGAACTGCCTGCTGGCGGTCAATGCCGGGTCTGATAAACCGGTGCATTTCATCATCATGAGCTACAAGGGTCCGCGGGCTCCCCAGAAACCGGTTTGCCTGGTAGGTAAGGGGATAACTTTTGATTCAGGTGGAATCTCGATCAAACCTGCAGCTAACATGGACGAGATGAAAGGTGACATGGGCGGTGCCGCCTGCGTGATAGCCTCGATCGCTTCTGCCGCCCAGCTGAAGCTTCCGGTCAACCTGGTGGCGCTGGTTCCGACTACCGAGAATCTGCCCTCGGGGTCTGCATACAAGCCGGGCGATGTATTGACTGCGTTAAATGGTGTCACTGTGGAAGTGCTCAATACTGATGCCGAGGGTCGCTTGATACTTGCTGACGCGCTGGCGTATTCGCACAGGCTGAAACCGGCCGCCATCATTGACGTGGCGACTTTGACCGGAGCGGCCAAAATCGCTCTCGGATTTGCCGCCGCCGCGTTTTTTGTCAATAACGATAAACTGCGCAAACAGTTTAACCAGGCTGCCGATAATTCGGGGGAGAGGATCTGGGAGATGCCTCTCTGGAAGGATTACCAGGAGCAGATTAAGTCTTCTATCGCGGATATTAAAAATACAGGCGGACGACCGGCCGGAACCTGTACCGCCGCCGCTTTTCTTAATAACTTCACCGGTGATTTCCCCTGGGCTCATATCGACATGGCCGCTCTCGATGTCGAATACAAGGGGGGAGCATATAAACCGAAAGGCTCTTCCGGCTACGGTGTCAGGCTGATTCTGGAGTTCTTGCGCAACTGGAAATAA
- a CDS encoding HDOD domain-containing protein: MPKLDLLSRLEKVDEVFSLPQTLLEVLQAVEGDDWSAKAIASVISKDPGLTAHILRMANSTYYRQSAEISTVNRAVVVLGASMVKCLALSIAIFTPPKQSKEKFTFDIQGLYTHFLSTAISAKYLAEMTGATKSEEAFTAGLLHDIGMIFMLKAAPKEYLEILDKHDSGLPLVEMEREAFDTDHAEIGYLISRRWQLPSTLQNAIGNHHRIINYKQYDNYDGLDRIVALANLLNRHFFSASGRILEQSIQDINALAQSLEVTQEMLSEVNEKIFQETFQAAEHLGIECGDPIKLLEKANKQLMQTYVTIENLFRQRQDLSRRIIEEERKLGAMKSKNIAVATLSHYLNNAATVISGRIQLIARLMQEGMVSDTQNKLGPALDVIDSSLTKILAVLEELKSLTDLEDANFYVHSSAINIDDNIERRMKTMKQRQMS, from the coding sequence ATGCCTAAATTAGATCTGCTTTCCCGCCTGGAAAAAGTCGATGAAGTTTTTAGTCTCCCGCAGACTCTTCTGGAGGTTCTCCAGGCAGTTGAGGGTGATGACTGGTCAGCCAAGGCGATAGCTTCGGTGATCTCCAAGGATCCCGGCCTGACTGCTCACATTCTGCGGATGGCAAACTCGACATATTATCGCCAGAGCGCGGAGATCTCGACAGTCAATCGGGCTGTTGTTGTTCTCGGGGCATCTATGGTCAAATGCCTGGCATTGTCAATCGCCATCTTTACTCCACCCAAACAATCTAAAGAAAAGTTCACCTTTGATATACAAGGTCTGTATACACATTTTTTGAGTACCGCGATCTCTGCCAAGTATCTGGCCGAGATGACCGGTGCTACCAAATCGGAGGAAGCCTTTACCGCCGGTCTGCTTCACGATATCGGTATGATATTTATGCTCAAGGCCGCACCGAAGGAGTATCTCGAGATTCTCGACAAACATGATTCCGGGTTGCCGCTGGTAGAGATGGAGCGCGAGGCGTTTGATACCGATCATGCTGAAATAGGTTACCTGATAAGCAGGCGCTGGCAACTGCCCTCCACTTTGCAGAATGCGATTGGCAATCATCATAGAATCATCAATTACAAGCAATATGATAATTACGACGGACTGGATCGTATCGTCGCTTTAGCAAATCTGCTCAATCGTCATTTCTTTTCGGCTTCCGGCAGGATTCTGGAGCAGTCGATTCAGGACATTAACGCCCTGGCTCAATCTCTTGAGGTGACCCAGGAGATGCTGTCGGAAGTAAATGAAAAGATTTTCCAGGAGACTTTCCAGGCCGCGGAGCATCTCGGTATAGAGTGCGGCGATCCGATTAAACTTCTGGAAAAAGCCAATAAGCAGTTGATGCAAACCTATGTAACCATCGAGAATCTATTCAGACAGCGCCAGGATCTCTCACGCCGGATAATCGAGGAAGAACGCAAGCTGGGTGCAATGAAATCCAAAAACATCGCCGTGGCAACGCTTTCTCACTATCTCAATAACGCCGCTACGGTGATCTCCGGGAGGATCCAGCTAATTGCGCGCCTGATGCAGGAGGGAATGGTCTCGGATACTCAAAATAAGCTCGGACCGGCCCTCGACGTAATCGATTCCTCACTGACTAAGATTCTGGCTGTGCTGGAAGAGCTGAAGTCTCTGACGGATCTGGAAGATGCCAACTTCTACGTGCATTCCAGTGCTATCAATATCGATGATAACATCGAACGGCGTATGAAGACCATGAAGCAACGCCAGATGAGTTGA
- a CDS encoding response regulator produces MDTAYYFIEAFIAMVFAIVTVSISGRLHEAGIRHTGWMMAGFLVVFVVDIVSALMSYEVISTMIVPRAVEIISITSIALRISGWLVVLIAVFFSFKKLINNRARDLEKKDRLEFLDSIHDSANQAVTLIELLNFSVRQIVEETSADYGAVFIHNPNQQKLILAVHQDLPRELEKSLELIDSPSSLFYRAQSSGRPQSIGNVSDADRTTSQMLAGSSCKSLIAIPLISRGGVTGVIALFSEREYFFDRRRMQLAVSAANIIGPAVASFRMERDLRDYQGRYEEFRKSGEFARKALGALNNTRDLGKSMQSLLRIFANRFNAEAARIFKIESNGLHTLVTMGTQPDLPHDLTDHYYKSIRNKKSLIIRSDTPEGAFKTMVLPSAPGSANAFVTVMYCGVDYPDFESADIEAIKIYLRIFDLLVKTNEHGTQLSRLTRVPAEFEDIRSHDKLLEVLQKCMTWFGIDVKNGLLAKVNLEAGNYSFKAVLDSKNCPLTGRTYNFDSRRMVRLFMSDDLMLLEDTNLFDSLVADSRSTELKSLIAEFRQAENQRLYLLPLNISASRYNLFLTVPENPLGKVGLKSVWPVIDQALKLALNRMEHYELKKLPGVKLKTEEMEELNYVNNILTGILGNAQLLAFGMKNEDLENKHQVLLNLDKIADEAFRAGRLIQKLQERTEIIEEAAPPRSSIDSVLKSMTQNMSDNHRNRIGLRDHPDLYFDCLPESEAITPLDDNKVRSLFSSLFNYVRKKWQPEEELSIRLLDTDRGIFFVVSETVLGDVAIDIESYRYLPLKEFPDREVARDDDISYCFDDLDGRGRVLVLRFPRLPAVRKRRTVRPDKMSVLAIDDQEMIRDLLSSMLSELGYAYDIFPDGTSGLQAYERNHYDLLITDLGLPDLDGWEVARRIRRKNPEIPVIIISGWGIEEAQRKAPDDLADYILSKPFRMEQLGEMIKAAVKKHLPAS; encoded by the coding sequence ATGGATACGGCGTATTATTTCATAGAGGCTTTTATCGCGATGGTTTTCGCGATTGTGACAGTCTCGATTTCAGGCCGTCTGCATGAAGCGGGCATAAGACATACCGGCTGGATGATGGCTGGTTTTCTGGTCGTCTTCGTGGTTGATATAGTCTCGGCATTAATGAGTTACGAGGTTATCTCCACAATGATTGTCCCGCGTGCAGTCGAGATTATTTCAATTACCTCCATAGCCCTCAGGATTAGCGGGTGGCTTGTTGTTTTGATAGCGGTATTTTTCTCGTTTAAAAAACTGATAAATAACCGGGCACGGGATCTTGAAAAAAAGGACCGTCTCGAATTTCTCGACTCGATCCATGACAGCGCTAACCAGGCGGTTACCCTTATCGAGCTCCTTAATTTCTCCGTCAGGCAGATCGTCGAGGAGACCTCAGCTGATTATGGCGCGGTGTTTATCCACAATCCCAACCAGCAAAAATTGATTCTTGCGGTTCATCAGGATCTTCCCCGAGAGCTTGAGAAAAGTTTAGAACTCATCGACAGTCCATCCAGCCTGTTCTATCGCGCGCAGTCATCCGGGAGACCGCAGTCGATCGGGAATGTTTCCGATGCAGATCGGACAACCTCTCAGATGCTTGCGGGTTCATCCTGCAAGTCCTTGATTGCAATCCCCTTGATTTCGCGTGGAGGTGTGACCGGAGTGATCGCTTTATTCTCGGAACGCGAATATTTCTTCGACCGTCGCAGGATGCAACTGGCGGTTTCAGCCGCTAACATTATCGGTCCGGCTGTAGCCTCGTTTCGGATGGAGCGTGACCTTCGAGATTACCAGGGCAGATATGAGGAATTTAGAAAGAGCGGAGAGTTTGCGCGTAAAGCCCTGGGTGCGCTCAATAATACCCGTGATCTGGGTAAATCGATGCAATCACTTTTACGCATTTTCGCGAATCGCTTTAATGCCGAGGCGGCACGGATTTTTAAGATCGAAAGCAACGGTCTTCATACGCTTGTTACCATGGGAACACAGCCTGACCTTCCCCATGATCTCACGGATCATTATTACAAGTCGATACGCAATAAAAAATCGCTGATTATCCGCTCCGACACTCCGGAAGGGGCATTCAAGACTATGGTATTGCCGTCGGCGCCGGGTTCAGCCAATGCTTTCGTGACAGTAATGTACTGTGGTGTCGATTATCCGGATTTCGAGTCTGCTGATATAGAGGCGATTAAAATCTACCTGCGCATTTTCGATCTTTTGGTCAAAACGAACGAACACGGTACGCAACTGTCCCGCCTGACTCGTGTACCGGCGGAGTTCGAGGATATACGTTCCCATGATAAACTGCTCGAGGTCCTCCAGAAGTGCATGACCTGGTTCGGCATAGACGTAAAAAACGGGCTTTTGGCAAAAGTCAACCTGGAGGCCGGGAATTATTCATTCAAGGCTGTACTCGACAGCAAAAACTGTCCGCTGACCGGGCGTACCTACAATTTCGATTCGCGCCGGATGGTGCGCTTGTTCATGTCAGACGACCTGATGCTTTTGGAAGACACGAATCTATTCGACAGCCTCGTGGCCGACTCAAGGAGTACCGAGCTCAAGAGCCTGATAGCTGAATTCAGGCAGGCTGAAAACCAGAGGTTGTATCTTCTGCCATTGAATATATCTGCCAGTCGCTATAACCTCTTTTTGACGGTGCCTGAAAATCCACTCGGTAAAGTCGGGCTCAAGTCAGTCTGGCCGGTTATCGACCAGGCGCTCAAACTTGCCCTGAACAGAATGGAGCATTACGAACTCAAAAAACTGCCGGGAGTTAAGCTCAAAACTGAAGAGATGGAGGAGTTGAACTATGTCAACAATATCCTGACCGGAATTTTGGGTAATGCCCAGTTGCTGGCTTTCGGTATGAAAAACGAAGATCTCGAGAACAAACACCAGGTGCTTTTAAACCTCGACAAGATCGCCGATGAAGCTTTCCGTGCCGGCCGGCTGATCCAGAAACTGCAGGAACGCACCGAGATAATCGAAGAGGCCGCGCCACCCAGGTCATCGATCGATTCCGTACTCAAGTCGATGACCCAAAACATGTCAGATAATCATCGCAACCGTATCGGTCTCAGGGACCATCCAGATCTCTATTTCGATTGCCTGCCCGAAAGCGAGGCGATTACCCCGCTCGATGACAACAAAGTACGTTCCTTGTTCAGCAGTTTGTTTAACTATGTCAGAAAGAAATGGCAACCCGAAGAAGAATTGTCCATCAGGCTTTTAGATACTGATCGGGGGATATTTTTCGTCGTCAGTGAAACCGTTTTGGGCGATGTGGCTATCGACATCGAGAGTTACAGGTACCTGCCGTTGAAAGAGTTCCCTGACCGCGAAGTCGCACGAGATGACGATATCAGCTATTGTTTTGACGATTTGGATGGTCGTGGTCGAGTACTGGTTTTGAGATTTCCCCGACTGCCGGCAGTTCGTAAACGTCGCACCGTGAGACCGGATAAAATGTCGGTGCTGGCTATCGACGACCAGGAAATGATCCGTGACCTGCTGTCGAGTATGCTGAGTGAATTAGGCTATGCTTATGATATTTTCCCTGATGGTACCAGCGGTCTTCAAGCTTATGAACGTAATCACTATGACCTGTTGATTACCGATCTGGGACTTCCCGATCTCGACGGCTGGGAGGTCGCCCGTCGTATACGCCGTAAAAACCCGGAAATCCCGGTTATAATTATCTCCGGATGGGGGATTGAAGAAGCCCAGCGCAAAGCTCCCGACGATCTCGCTGACTACATCCTGTCCAAGCCTTTCAGAATGGAACAGCTGGGCGAGATGATCAAGGCGGCCGTAAAAAAACACCTGCCGGCATCTTGA
- the miaB gene encoding tRNA (N6-isopentenyl adenosine(37)-C2)-methylthiotransferase MiaB: MKKYYLETYGCQMNEYDSHLVERLLNSRGLVRADREEDADLVILNTCSVRHKAEERALGRIRSITSNGHPRQVAVIGCMAQRMGDRLLDANPNVRFVLGTTRFTQLAELVAEELDSPVVDTSGIDDQIEFPALEGRSSLSEYVTIMRGCNNFCTYCIVPHVRGRERCRAPENIIAEVNQLEQSGVREIWLLGQNVNSYRHEQLDFVALLKMILQNTEVPRIRFLTSHPRDFSEELIEIMASSDRICSGIHLPLQSGSNPVLKRMNRRYTIEDYAGKVELLKKMIPDVVLTTDIIVGFPGETRVDFERTLEAVRKLEYDSAFMFRYSVRETTKAAGFKDDVPETEKLSRLEELIDTQKSISEKRMASRVGSVQEVLIEKSARHDEADGLGKNEGGLNCVVRQTAGSIGNLVKAKIVDSTYTTLIGERIRG, from the coding sequence ATGAAAAAGTACTATCTCGAGACATATGGATGTCAGATGAACGAGTATGATTCGCATCTGGTTGAGCGATTGCTGAATTCCCGCGGGCTTGTCAGAGCCGACAGGGAAGAGGATGCTGATCTGGTGATACTGAACACATGCTCGGTACGCCATAAGGCGGAGGAGCGTGCCCTCGGAAGGATTCGCAGTATAACCTCCAACGGCCATCCCAGGCAGGTCGCTGTAATTGGATGTATGGCTCAGAGGATGGGAGATCGGTTGCTTGATGCCAACCCGAATGTTCGTTTTGTGCTGGGAACCACACGCTTTACTCAGCTGGCCGAACTGGTGGCAGAAGAACTCGATTCACCGGTAGTCGATACCTCTGGAATCGACGATCAAATCGAATTCCCGGCGCTGGAAGGCCGAAGCAGTCTGTCGGAGTATGTCACGATAATGAGGGGCTGTAACAACTTCTGTACTTACTGTATCGTGCCTCATGTACGCGGACGTGAACGCTGTCGAGCTCCCGAAAATATAATCGCGGAAGTCAATCAACTGGAACAATCCGGGGTACGTGAGATCTGGCTTCTGGGGCAGAACGTCAATTCGTACCGTCATGAACAGCTCGATTTCGTAGCGTTGCTGAAAATGATTCTGCAAAATACCGAAGTTCCCAGGATCAGGTTCTTGACCTCTCATCCCAGGGACTTCTCGGAAGAGTTGATCGAGATCATGGCTTCATCTGATCGTATTTGTTCCGGGATTCACCTTCCGCTTCAGTCCGGATCCAATCCGGTTTTAAAACGCATGAACCGCAGGTACACAATCGAAGATTACGCCGGAAAAGTTGAGCTTTTGAAGAAAATGATTCCCGATGTGGTCCTGACAACTGATATCATTGTCGGCTTTCCCGGCGAAACTCGCGTTGATTTTGAGCGCACTCTCGAAGCTGTCCGCAAGCTCGAGTATGATTCCGCATTCATGTTTCGTTATTCGGTGCGGGAGACAACGAAAGCGGCCGGTTTCAAAGACGATGTCCCCGAAACGGAGAAGCTGTCCCGACTGGAGGAATTGATCGATACGCAGAAAAGCATTTCCGAGAAGCGCATGGCTTCCCGGGTCGGTTCGGTCCAGGAGGTGCTGATCGAAAAGAGCGCGCGTCATGACGAAGCTGACGGCCTGGGTAAAAACGAAGGTGGGTTGAATTGCGTTGTCAGACAAACTGCCGGTTCTATCGGAAATCTGGTTAAAGCAAAGATAGTAGATTCAACATATACGACGTTAATCGGTGAGAGAATTCGGGGGTAG